The DNA sequence GGCCAGCGCGGTCCATCTGCTCAAGATGCAATCCTTCCGCTCTTCACTTTCCTCGACCAATGACTCCATACCCAAGATTAAACTGCTCTCCTTTTGGGTATACGCCTGGTCTGACTGGTCCGTGGGCGTGAAGTCGTGATTTGTGTGCACAATAAAGTCTACGGCTGACCTGGTCTGCGCGTTTTCAAGGTCTTTTTGTACCACGGTAGTTTCTGCGCCAGAGCAGAGTATTATGTAGCAGGGGGCAGCACGTGTTCTTTCGATAGATGTAACAGCGTTGTTGATGGATAGTTTACGGCGCTCTGGATGGAGAAAATGTTGGCGGAGGACTGATGATATAGATGGTCGGATACCGAAAAGCACGAGGGCCTGGTGGAGACGAAGCGAAAATGTAGAGCAGTTGTGATGAGGCCGGAAGTTGAGTGATACAGAAAGGTCCTGCCTAGGGGATCGTAAGCTTCATGTTATTACTGTACCACAATCTCAATGCAGCCTACCTCACTCCGGTCAGCACGCCAACAAACCCAGCATAGGTGACGGTCCTCGCAATCACCGTCTGAGGGTCCTCGGATTTCGACCTCACAAACTCCAGCACAACAAGAACGCTCCTCAGTTCAGGCATCCCCCAGTCTAGAGTTCGAAAAtgcatcatcctcgtcctccgtTCCGTTTTGTTTTCCCCCTCAGCCGGATCTATTTCCCCCTTCTTGAGTCGGGTCAGCACACCACCACTTGTGCACCCTAACAACGAATCAAGTAGCACGTTAAATGCAACCAGGAAATACATGTCTACTCCACTGCCCTTTGCAATGCCTGCCAATTCTTGTGTTTCCTCGGATGAATATACCCGccgaagaacaagaaagGCCATAAATTTGATGATGGAGCGTAGCCATGCCCACGGCACTACTGATCCGAGGACGGTGTCAAATAGCGGCGTGATTTCTCTCATTCGCGGCGCAAACTCCGTGGCCAGCTTGACATAGCGCTCGGCGGGAG is a window from the Trichoderma atroviride chromosome 5, complete sequence genome containing:
- a CDS encoding uncharacterized protein (EggNog:ENOG41), producing the protein MASQRSALAVDSLEEDIPTHRIDLDLPPAERYVKLATEFAPRMREITPLFDTVLGSVVPWAWLRSIIKFMAFLVLRRVYSSEETQELAGIAKGSGVDMYFLVAFNVLLDSLLGCTSGGVLTRLKKGEIDPAEGENKTERRTRMMHFRTLDWGMPELRSVLVVLEFVRSKSEDPQTVIARTVTYAGFVGVLTGVRQDLSVSLNFRPHHNCSTFSLRLHQALVLFGIRPSISSVLRQHFLHPERRKLSINNAVTSIERTRAAPCYIILCSGAETTVVQKDLENAQTRSAVDFIVHTNHDFTPTDQSDQAYTQKESSLILGMESLVEESEERKDCILSRWTALAKRQERELKKGRGRESLAIYERTLQKWVRAFPIMNECTHFGCIMDPGTGAIRWIERGVEDLEDVEELADQ